In Streptomyces sp. DG2A-72, one genomic interval encodes:
- a CDS encoding L,D-transpeptidase family protein, which yields MERSWAGALAGVCVLTGCTVQAAGSEGGQPPPVRIELSRTPAADDKPGSTPSAKPPTPSPTPPKVLWKPGDTGRDVRELQARLRQVAWLFDGPTGTYDDLTEQAVKGFQGKRGLPKTGETDAVTWQRLLTMTREPGQWDLYLMGGQPADAPDTRCMTGRVLCISKTSRTLRWMIDGRTVLTVPVRFGSQYTPTREGVFSVYWKSRHHVSTLYDSPMPYAMFFSGGQAVHYSSDFAATGYAGASHGCVNVRDEAAIARLFAQVRNGDKVVVHW from the coding sequence ATGGAGAGATCGTGGGCAGGCGCGCTCGCCGGAGTGTGCGTGCTCACCGGGTGCACGGTGCAGGCCGCGGGCTCGGAGGGCGGACAGCCGCCGCCCGTGCGCATAGAGCTCTCCCGCACGCCGGCGGCCGACGACAAGCCCGGCTCCACCCCCAGCGCCAAGCCGCCCACTCCGTCCCCCACCCCTCCCAAGGTCCTGTGGAAGCCCGGCGACACCGGGCGGGACGTGCGTGAGCTGCAGGCCCGGCTGCGGCAGGTCGCCTGGCTGTTCGACGGGCCGACGGGGACGTACGACGACCTGACCGAGCAGGCGGTGAAGGGGTTTCAGGGCAAGCGCGGGCTGCCGAAGACCGGGGAGACCGACGCCGTCACCTGGCAGCGGCTGCTGACCATGACGCGGGAGCCGGGCCAGTGGGACCTGTATCTGATGGGCGGCCAGCCGGCCGACGCGCCCGACACGCGCTGCATGACCGGCCGGGTGCTCTGCATCAGCAAGACGAGCCGGACGCTGCGCTGGATGATCGACGGGCGGACCGTCCTGACGGTGCCGGTGCGGTTCGGCTCGCAGTACACGCCCACCCGGGAAGGTGTGTTCAGCGTCTACTGGAAGTCGCGGCATCACGTGTCGACGCTCTATGACTCGCCGATGCCGTACGCGATGTTCTTCAGCGGCGGCCAGGCGGTGCACTACTCGTCGGACTTCGCGGCCACCGGATACGCCGGTGCCTCGCACGGCTGCGTCAACGTACGGGACGAGGCGGCGATCGCGCGTCTGTTCGCGCAGGTGAGGAACGGCGACAAGGTCGTCGTCCACTGGTGA
- a CDS encoding DNRLRE domain-containing protein codes for MAAAVVLAMAFETTVIVGNANVAAGVGLEAPTADRNKPAKDLGPATAGSVAAARLKAKIQNRRIEALDARTETSTTYVNPDGSVTEQAYAGPIRFQDDQNQWQDIDVSLQKLSNGSVGARRHPHGLRLAGKATAPKGLKSVGESTGSAGVPLVTMEGRTGQRMRLGWYGALPAPEIEGEENNIARYRSALPATDLLIESTRTGYEQFLELKDRSAVDASGAITYSLTAKGLTAKENADGSVSFTDAKGKSAGVLPAPVMWDAQVDAKSGEHKRTAPVGVKVAQDGDTVTLTLTPDAKFLADGSTQFPVTIDPAINVGASFDTFVQEGYTTDQSASTDLKLGNNGSSQVARSFLSFPMKNITGKQVTAAKLNLFEYHAWSCTAKSWEVWSTGAASTSSRWTAQPAWGTKYATSTQTKGFSSACNDGWVTADVTSLAKAWAANGNGTNHLGLRATDETDPYGWKRFNSGNAASNTPYLSVTYNSVPELPTLIAPLSAAATNDTTPTLSAKALDGDGSQVTLDYEVWTSTGTSALRTGSSAAVASGAQANWTPAALATGSYKWRVRAGDGSAVSAWSAFRTLTVDTTSPAATAVSSTDFPAGQWSGAPDSSGDFAGSFALTPPSADVKEVQWQLDGGAWQSIATTGAAVTAKPVFRAGRHTLAARTKDAAGNASTTTSFTFYAGSGAALLTPTQGDRPARRTVLTGQGKTADTGVRYQYRRGETDAWKDVPVADVRRKSDNAAVTAWPVTVSGGLPEALVWNITDSLAEDGPIDVRAVFGNGSSTDASPATSITVDRDAGAAPTQGAGPGDVNMLTGDYTLSATDSSAFGLTASRTASSRRPAEGGQQEGQVAIFGPQWTAGTAAELSDSESLYIRKTSSTSVALVDVEGEETGFTATSGGGWKPEEGAEALTLTGSLTGSFTLKDTEGTTSQFTKIDAAATTWQLSKSSLSTENSTTSLISEKVTVGGTVLARPKYAIAPTSAVSNETCANTPSTKGCRILEYQYATTTTATAGTLGDYAGQVSRIRVWSTDPGAAGATAIVVSSYAYDASGRLREQWDPRVSPALKTTYTYDSAGRVVTQTPPGELPWTFEYGKAGASSVVGDGMLLSVSRPTLKPGSKDETDGGKAAVSLVYDVPLSGANAPNQVSPADARTWAQTDTPTDATAVFPADQVPASHSGNDLGAGDYDKATTTYTNASGLQVNTGLPGRHLTTTQYDAFGNVVFELGATNRELALGSEEYQVNTQSELGILSDSTAERAQKLATVAKYSADGRRMLEQHGPVHLVTLTKQLQGDADSPGIAVGTQVPAREHTVTRYDEGRPTDGSALVLDQPTTTSTGASVEDYPTDGDVRTTTTSYDWVKGLPTSRVTDPTGLKLTRSSVYDAQGRVTKNSQPKSNGADAGTVVSQYWSAGGTGPCAGRPEWADLLCSSGPAGKITGGGSNPDELPAKSLEYDRWGNATKVAETANGVTRTTVTTYDAAGRGKQIQISGGVGTAVPTQTITFDPANGQVATMSDGAATVRHVADKLGREISYDDGAGNVTRTEYDARDRVTRRSDSAPSETTYSYESLTGLPTRMHDSVMGSIGDVTGSYDSDGRLYKQKLPWNMDVEFNLDPTGSETSRYWHWESGWTVQGESLSENIHGQVVSRTTYTGGGAYQAYSYDAAGRLTKADDTQTGVTTHRGYGFDDNTNRTSLVTTVDDVDGGAPATTTVNSSYDSADRLIASGTAYDAFGRTTTQSSGAQNSYYANDLVRQITARGERTTWSLDAAGRLASSTTESQDDNGAWATTATVRNHYGADGDNPTWISEGGSKISRNLSDLTGGLIATTGGTAGDVVLQLANIHGDIATQIPLVDATTPVVNSYDEYGKLLPGTDVARYGWLGGEQRSSETPSTVTLMGVRLYDSDTGRFLSVDRIVGGNAGSYDYCFADPVNCYDISGNYSINGLIPEAAICALFLLWCADMAYITYWALGEAKKRYSNGAKQNAYRHCIWQAMLTWAVGSYLAKQLGNAHEKNAGSSAAAKRDSKADQYNNKIGRNRGGKITAWTYGKAKETACRFCKEAVKKHKLKSNAAGKTWV; via the coding sequence GTGGCAGCGGCAGTCGTACTGGCGATGGCGTTCGAGACCACCGTGATAGTCGGGAACGCCAACGTGGCAGCAGGCGTGGGCCTCGAAGCCCCGACTGCTGACCGAAACAAGCCGGCGAAGGACCTTGGGCCCGCGACCGCCGGCTCGGTGGCCGCCGCCCGCTTGAAGGCGAAGATCCAGAACCGTCGGATCGAGGCGCTGGACGCCCGGACCGAGACGTCCACGACGTACGTCAACCCGGACGGTTCGGTGACCGAACAGGCGTATGCCGGACCGATTCGGTTCCAGGACGACCAGAATCAATGGCAGGACATCGACGTTTCCCTGCAGAAACTGTCGAACGGCTCGGTCGGTGCCCGGCGGCATCCGCACGGGCTGCGCTTGGCAGGCAAGGCCACGGCTCCCAAGGGGCTGAAGAGTGTTGGTGAGAGCACCGGTTCGGCCGGCGTGCCCCTGGTGACGATGGAAGGCCGGACCGGGCAGCGGATGCGGCTGGGCTGGTACGGGGCCCTTCCCGCGCCGGAGATCGAGGGCGAGGAGAACAACATCGCCCGCTACCGGAGCGCCCTCCCCGCGACGGACCTCCTGATCGAGTCGACGCGTACCGGCTACGAGCAGTTCCTGGAACTGAAGGATCGTTCCGCCGTCGACGCGAGCGGGGCGATCACCTACAGCCTGACGGCCAAGGGGCTGACGGCGAAGGAGAACGCGGACGGCTCGGTCTCCTTCACCGATGCCAAGGGCAAGTCCGCTGGGGTGCTGCCGGCGCCGGTGATGTGGGACGCGCAGGTGGACGCCAAGTCCGGTGAGCACAAGCGCACCGCCCCCGTGGGGGTGAAGGTGGCCCAGGACGGCGACACCGTCACCCTGACCCTGACACCTGATGCGAAGTTCCTGGCCGACGGTTCGACGCAGTTCCCGGTGACGATCGACCCCGCGATCAACGTAGGGGCCAGCTTCGACACCTTCGTACAGGAGGGGTACACCACCGACCAGTCCGCCTCCACGGACCTGAAGCTCGGCAACAACGGCTCCTCGCAGGTGGCGCGGTCGTTCCTGTCGTTCCCGATGAAGAACATCACGGGCAAGCAGGTCACGGCGGCGAAGCTCAATCTGTTCGAGTACCACGCGTGGTCCTGCACCGCGAAGAGTTGGGAGGTGTGGTCCACCGGAGCCGCGAGCACGTCCTCGCGCTGGACGGCACAGCCGGCCTGGGGGACGAAGTACGCCACCAGCACCCAGACCAAGGGCTTCTCCAGTGCCTGCAACGACGGATGGGTCACCGCCGACGTGACCTCCCTGGCGAAGGCGTGGGCGGCCAACGGCAATGGCACCAATCACCTGGGTCTGCGGGCCACGGACGAGACCGACCCGTACGGCTGGAAGCGGTTCAACTCCGGCAATGCCGCCTCCAACACCCCCTATCTGTCGGTCACCTACAACTCGGTTCCCGAGCTGCCGACTCTGATAGCCCCGCTGAGTGCGGCGGCCACCAATGACACCACCCCGACGCTGTCGGCGAAGGCCCTGGACGGCGACGGCTCGCAGGTCACCCTCGACTACGAGGTGTGGACCTCCACCGGCACCTCCGCCCTGCGGACCGGTAGCAGTGCCGCGGTCGCCTCCGGAGCCCAGGCCAACTGGACCCCGGCCGCACTCGCGACGGGCTCCTACAAGTGGCGGGTGCGTGCCGGTGACGGCTCCGCCGTCAGCGCTTGGTCGGCGTTCCGTACCCTGACCGTGGACACCACCTCCCCTGCCGCGACCGCGGTCTCCTCCACCGACTTCCCCGCCGGGCAGTGGTCCGGCGCTCCGGACAGCAGCGGCGACTTCGCCGGAAGCTTCGCCCTCACTCCGCCCTCGGCGGACGTCAAGGAAGTCCAGTGGCAACTGGACGGCGGAGCCTGGCAGTCGATCGCCACCACAGGCGCGGCCGTGACGGCCAAGCCGGTGTTCCGCGCGGGCCGGCACACGCTGGCCGCCCGTACCAAGGACGCCGCCGGTAACGCCTCCACCACCACCAGCTTCACCTTCTACGCGGGCTCGGGCGCGGCGCTGCTCACCCCGACGCAGGGAGACCGCCCGGCGCGGCGGACCGTGCTGACGGGCCAGGGCAAGACCGCTGACACGGGGGTGCGCTACCAGTACCGGCGCGGTGAGACTGATGCCTGGAAGGACGTCCCCGTCGCCGACGTGCGCCGCAAGTCGGACAACGCGGCCGTCACCGCCTGGCCGGTGACGGTGAGCGGCGGCCTGCCGGAGGCGTTGGTGTGGAACATCACCGACAGCCTCGCCGAGGACGGTCCGATAGACGTCCGCGCGGTCTTCGGCAACGGCTCCAGCACCGACGCCTCCCCGGCAACCTCCATCACCGTCGACCGCGATGCAGGCGCCGCACCGACCCAGGGCGCCGGCCCGGGCGACGTGAACATGCTCACCGGTGATTACACGCTGTCCGCGACCGACAGTTCGGCTTTCGGCCTGACTGCGAGCCGCACGGCGTCGTCACGCCGTCCCGCGGAAGGCGGGCAGCAGGAAGGACAGGTCGCCATCTTCGGTCCGCAATGGACCGCGGGCACCGCTGCGGAACTCAGCGACTCCGAGTCGCTGTACATCCGCAAGACGTCGAGCACCTCTGTTGCGTTGGTGGACGTCGAAGGTGAGGAAACCGGGTTCACCGCGACGAGCGGCGGCGGATGGAAGCCCGAAGAAGGGGCTGAAGCCCTGACCCTGACCGGCAGCCTGACGGGCTCCTTCACCCTGAAGGACACCGAAGGAACCACGTCGCAGTTCACCAAGATCGACGCGGCCGCGACGACCTGGCAGCTCTCCAAGAGCTCGCTCTCCACGGAGAATTCCACCACCTCTCTCATCTCGGAGAAGGTCACCGTGGGCGGCACCGTGCTGGCCCGCCCGAAGTATGCGATCGCCCCCACCTCGGCGGTGAGCAACGAAACCTGCGCGAACACCCCGTCCACCAAGGGCTGCCGGATCCTGGAGTACCAGTACGCCACCACGACTACGGCGACCGCCGGCACGCTGGGCGACTACGCCGGACAGGTCTCCCGTATCCGCGTGTGGTCCACCGACCCCGGCGCGGCCGGCGCCACCGCCATCGTGGTATCGAGTTATGCCTATGACGCCTCGGGTCGCCTGCGCGAGCAGTGGGATCCCCGGGTCTCCCCGGCGCTGAAGACGACGTACACGTACGACAGCGCCGGCCGGGTGGTCACCCAGACCCCGCCGGGCGAGCTGCCGTGGACGTTCGAGTACGGCAAGGCAGGCGCCAGCTCGGTGGTCGGCGACGGCATGCTGCTGTCCGTTTCACGGCCCACCCTGAAGCCGGGCAGCAAGGACGAGACCGACGGCGGCAAGGCAGCGGTCTCCCTCGTCTACGATGTTCCGCTCTCCGGCGCCAATGCGCCCAACCAAGTGTCTCCGGCCGACGCCAGGACGTGGGCACAGACGGACACGCCCACGGATGCCACCGCCGTCTTCCCCGCCGATCAGGTGCCTGCCTCTCACAGCGGGAATGATCTCGGCGCGGGCGACTACGACAAGGCGACCACCACCTACACCAACGCCTCGGGGCTCCAGGTCAACACCGGCCTGCCCGGTCGGCACTTGACCACCACCCAATACGACGCGTTCGGCAACGTCGTCTTCGAGCTGGGGGCCACCAACCGCGAACTCGCTCTCGGCAGCGAGGAATACCAGGTCAACACCCAGAGTGAACTCGGCATCCTCTCTGATTCGACAGCTGAGCGCGCCCAGAAGCTGGCCACCGTCGCGAAGTACTCCGCCGACGGCAGACGGATGCTGGAACAGCACGGACCGGTTCATCTGGTCACCCTGACCAAACAGCTCCAAGGCGACGCCGACAGCCCCGGCATCGCGGTCGGCACCCAGGTGCCCGCGCGTGAACACACCGTCACTCGATACGACGAAGGCCGCCCCACTGACGGGTCCGCTCTGGTCCTGGACCAGCCGACCACGACATCAACCGGTGCGTCCGTCGAGGACTACCCGACCGACGGCGACGTTCGTACCACCACCACCAGCTACGACTGGGTGAAGGGCCTGCCCACCAGCAGGGTGACGGACCCGACCGGGCTCAAGCTGACCCGTTCCTCCGTATACGACGCCCAGGGACGAGTCACCAAGAACAGTCAGCCCAAGTCCAACGGAGCTGATGCCGGAACGGTTGTTTCCCAGTATTGGTCGGCCGGCGGGACCGGACCGTGTGCGGGGCGCCCCGAATGGGCGGATCTGCTCTGTTCCAGTGGCCCGGCAGGAAAAATCACCGGTGGCGGCTCGAATCCCGATGAGCTGCCCGCCAAGAGCCTCGAATACGACCGCTGGGGCAACGCCACCAAGGTCGCCGAAACCGCCAACGGTGTAACGCGCACCACGGTCACCACGTACGACGCGGCCGGACGAGGAAAGCAGATTCAGATCAGTGGGGGCGTCGGCACAGCAGTACCGACTCAGACCATCACCTTCGATCCTGCGAACGGACAGGTGGCCACCATGTCCGACGGTGCCGCCACAGTTCGTCATGTCGCTGACAAGCTCGGTCGTGAGATCTCGTACGACGACGGCGCGGGCAACGTCACGCGTACCGAATACGACGCCCGCGACCGCGTCACCAGGAGATCCGACTCGGCTCCTTCGGAGACCACGTACAGCTATGAAAGCCTGACCGGCCTGCCGACCCGGATGCACGACTCCGTCATGGGAAGCATCGGCGACGTCACCGGCTCCTACGATTCCGACGGGCGCCTCTACAAGCAGAAGCTGCCCTGGAACATGGACGTCGAGTTCAACCTGGACCCCACGGGCAGTGAGACCTCACGTTACTGGCACTGGGAATCCGGCTGGACCGTCCAGGGCGAGTCGCTCAGTGAGAACATCCACGGCCAGGTCGTCTCCCGCACCACCTACACGGGCGGTGGCGCGTACCAGGCATACTCCTACGACGCGGCCGGCCGCCTGACCAAGGCCGATGACACCCAGACCGGCGTCACGACCCACCGCGGTTATGGGTTCGACGACAACACCAACCGCACGTCCCTGGTGACCACGGTCGACGACGTGGACGGAGGAGCCCCTGCCACCACGACGGTCAACTCCTCCTACGACAGCGCCGACAGACTGATCGCCTCCGGCACTGCCTACGACGCTTTCGGCCGTACGACCACCCAGTCGAGCGGCGCCCAGAACTCCTACTACGCCAACGATCTGGTGCGCCAGATCACGGCGCGCGGCGAGCGCACCACCTGGAGCCTCGACGCGGCCGGCAGGCTCGCCTCGTCCACGACCGAGAGTCAGGACGACAACGGGGCCTGGGCCACCACGGCAACGGTTCGCAACCATTACGGGGCTGACGGAGACAACCCCACGTGGATCAGCGAAGGCGGCAGCAAGATCAGCCGAAACCTGTCGGACCTGACCGGGGGCCTGATCGCCACTACCGGCGGTACCGCTGGTGATGTGGTCCTCCAGCTCGCCAATATCCACGGTGACATAGCCACCCAGATTCCCCTGGTGGACGCCACCACTCCCGTCGTCAACAGCTACGACGAGTACGGCAAGCTCCTTCCTGGAACAGACGTGGCCCGGTACGGCTGGCTCGGCGGGGAGCAGCGTTCGTCCGAGACCCCGAGCACGGTCACGCTCATGGGAGTTCGCCTCTACGACTCGGACACAGGGCGATTTCTTTCCGTCGATCGCATAGTCGGAGGGAACGCCGGCTCCTACGACTACTGCTTCGCCGACCCGGTCAACTGCTATGACATCAGCGGAAACTACAGCATCAACGGCCTCATCCCGGAAGCCGCGATATGCGCCCTGTTCCTGCTGTGGTGTGCGGACATGGCTTATATCACTTACTGGGCCCTTGGTGAGGCGAAGAAGAGATACTCGAACGGGGCGAAGCAGAATGCCTACCGTCACTGCATTTGGCAGGCGATGCTGACCTGGGCGGTCGGTTCCTACTTGGCCAAACAACTCGGTAATGCCCACGAGAAGAATGCGGGAAGCTCTGCGGCGGCAAAGCGTGACTCCAAGGCCGACCAGTACAACAACAAGATCGGAAGAAACCGGGGAGGGAAAATCACGGCCTGGACGTACGGGAAGGCAAAAGAGACTGCTTGTCGCTTCTGCAAGGAGGCGGTCAAGAAGCACAAGCTGAAATCCAACGCCGCAGGCAAGACATGGGTCTAG
- a CDS encoding serine/threonine-protein kinase, with amino-acid sequence MPLSTDEPESIGAIGGYTLVRRLGSGGMGVVHLARSASGRHVAVKVVHAQYAQDEEFRTRFRQEIAAARRVSGAFTAPVVDADPDAELPWMATLYVPGRTLDDIVAEQGPLGGPGLRTLALGLVEALRDIHQAGVVHRDLKPSNVLMADDGPRVIDFGISRAADNEALTVTGRLIGTPPFMSPEQFASPRDVTAASDVFSLGSLLVYAATGNRPFDGGSPYMTGYQVVHEQPALSGVAEPLLGIVVRCLAKDPADRPQLAELHRLFRSLPDLADAPAVSGPPAAPGHRRRSRGADDSTAAGRWGRGRRPRRLVLLGAALAVTGVSVSAYHLMSSARTTEAGPGASASAPSAPALPTGWRPWQTNLTRAVRDDPLSVNVDSVEAGCVSAGSALYCAGTGFTVARLDAASGRVAWRYGNSAQAAERPLGVRDGIVYTYERPDEVNADQRVIALDADTGKRVWTRDVDASHRVALFDGGVLTVSDTANAFVALDLTSGRELWRLPAKSSAGSLCSPVVLGDAPYGLCADANEPGKGPVGLLRLAPDAGTARELDPVPVGATPLGTLGGWPLFVLPKSITEYESDDGRDESYTTLLRVNPVTGTATRVFLEGAPRGTPTVIDGTVYFVRPDGTVTAVKASNGARLWQRDAQIENLSAPVRSPAYGTVYFANRYGRLLALDQDTGAVRWTTAKLDDPGTSAENTIPSVLLVKDAIVAVAGETAFSVNPVRETAGETVN; translated from the coding sequence ATGCCGCTGAGCACCGACGAGCCGGAGTCCATCGGCGCGATAGGCGGCTACACGCTCGTCCGACGCCTCGGCAGCGGCGGCATGGGGGTCGTCCACCTCGCCCGCTCCGCCTCCGGCCGCCATGTCGCCGTCAAGGTCGTACACGCGCAATACGCGCAGGACGAGGAGTTCCGCACCCGTTTCCGCCAGGAGATCGCCGCGGCACGGCGAGTCAGCGGAGCGTTCACCGCCCCCGTCGTGGACGCGGACCCGGACGCCGAACTGCCGTGGATGGCGACGCTGTACGTGCCGGGCCGCACCCTCGATGACATCGTTGCCGAGCAGGGCCCACTCGGCGGACCCGGACTGCGCACGCTGGCCCTGGGGCTGGTGGAGGCGCTGCGGGACATCCACCAGGCCGGTGTCGTGCACCGGGACCTGAAGCCGAGCAACGTGCTGATGGCCGACGACGGCCCGCGCGTCATCGACTTCGGCATCTCGCGGGCGGCCGACAACGAGGCCCTCACCGTGACCGGACGACTCATCGGCACCCCGCCCTTCATGTCCCCGGAGCAGTTCGCCTCGCCCAGGGACGTCACCGCCGCCTCGGACGTCTTCTCGCTGGGCTCGCTCCTGGTGTACGCCGCCACCGGCAACCGCCCCTTCGACGGCGGCAGCCCGTACATGACGGGCTATCAGGTGGTGCACGAGCAGCCGGCCTTGAGCGGCGTCGCCGAGCCGCTGCTGGGCATCGTCGTGCGCTGCCTGGCCAAGGACCCGGCCGACAGGCCTCAACTGGCCGAACTGCACCGGCTGTTCAGATCCCTGCCGGACCTGGCCGACGCCCCGGCGGTGAGCGGCCCGCCGGCCGCGCCGGGACACCGAAGGCGCTCCCGGGGTGCCGACGACTCCACCGCCGCCGGGCGCTGGGGCCGCGGACGCCGGCCGCGGCGGCTGGTTCTCCTCGGCGCGGCTCTGGCCGTCACCGGGGTGTCCGTGTCGGCGTACCACCTCATGTCCAGCGCTCGGACCACCGAGGCCGGTCCTGGGGCGAGCGCCTCCGCGCCCTCGGCCCCGGCACTCCCCACCGGCTGGCGGCCCTGGCAGACGAATCTCACCCGAGCCGTACGGGATGACCCGCTGAGCGTCAACGTGGACAGTGTGGAAGCCGGCTGTGTGTCCGCCGGATCCGCCCTGTACTGCGCGGGCACCGGCTTCACGGTGGCCCGTCTCGACGCCGCATCGGGCCGTGTCGCGTGGCGGTACGGCAACAGCGCCCAGGCGGCCGAGCGGCCCCTGGGCGTGCGGGACGGGATCGTGTACACGTACGAGCGACCGGACGAGGTGAACGCGGACCAGCGGGTGATCGCCCTCGACGCCGACACGGGCAAACGCGTCTGGACCCGGGACGTCGACGCGAGTCACCGCGTCGCCCTGTTCGACGGCGGCGTCCTGACGGTGTCGGACACCGCGAACGCGTTCGTCGCCCTCGACCTCACGTCGGGCCGGGAACTGTGGCGCCTTCCGGCCAAGTCGTCGGCGGGCAGCCTCTGTTCCCCGGTGGTCCTGGGCGACGCACCCTACGGCCTGTGCGCCGACGCGAACGAACCCGGCAAGGGCCCGGTCGGCTTGTTGCGCCTCGCCCCGGACGCCGGAACGGCTCGTGAACTCGACCCGGTGCCTGTGGGCGCGACGCCGCTCGGCACCCTCGGTGGGTGGCCGCTGTTCGTGTTGCCGAAGAGCATCACCGAATACGAGTCGGACGACGGCCGGGACGAGTCGTACACCACCCTGCTGCGGGTGAACCCGGTCACCGGCACCGCCACCAGGGTCTTCCTGGAAGGCGCCCCACGCGGCACGCCCACTGTGATCGACGGGACCGTGTACTTCGTCCGCCCCGACGGGACGGTCACCGCGGTCAAGGCGTCCAACGGCGCCCGGCTGTGGCAGCGGGACGCACAGATCGAGAACCTGTCGGCTCCGGTGCGCTCGCCGGCGTACGGCACCGTCTACTTCGCCAACCGCTACGGCCGCCTCCTCGCCCTGGACCAGGACACCGGGGCCGTCCGCTGGACCACGGCCAAGCTGGATGATCCGGGCACTTCGGCCGAGAACACGATCCCGAGCGTGCTGCTGGTGAAGGACGCGATCGTGGCCGTGGCGGGGGAGACGGCGTTCTCGGTGAACCCGGTCCGGGAGACGGCGGGCGAGACGGTGAACTGA
- a CDS encoding RNA polymerase sigma factor, which yields MLGDDAELTAAVLAAQDGDETAFRTVYRAVHPRLLGYVRTLVGEYDAEDVASEAWLQIARDLERFSGDADRFRGWAARIARNRALDHIRMRGRRPAIGGDETELTGKAAESDTAGEAIEALATDSTLSLIARLPQDQAEAVVLRVVVGLDAKTAAETLGKRPGAVRTAAHRGLKRLAELLGTPPETDPESIGGLDALPPQREPHDRAVTSASVTHTRARTQKDM from the coding sequence GTGCTGGGGGACGACGCGGAGCTGACGGCCGCGGTGCTTGCGGCACAGGACGGGGACGAGACCGCGTTCCGGACTGTGTACCGCGCGGTGCACCCGCGGCTCCTCGGGTACGTCCGGACGCTCGTCGGTGAGTACGACGCCGAGGACGTCGCCTCCGAGGCCTGGCTGCAGATAGCCCGTGACCTGGAGCGGTTCAGCGGGGACGCGGACCGCTTCCGCGGCTGGGCCGCCCGGATCGCCCGCAACCGCGCGCTGGACCACATACGGATGCGCGGCCGGCGCCCGGCGATCGGCGGCGACGAGACCGAGCTGACCGGGAAGGCCGCCGAGTCCGACACGGCCGGGGAGGCGATCGAGGCGCTGGCCACGGACAGCACACTCTCGCTCATCGCCCGGCTGCCGCAGGACCAGGCCGAGGCCGTCGTCCTGCGCGTGGTGGTGGGCCTCGACGCCAAGACCGCCGCGGAGACCCTCGGCAAGCGCCCGGGGGCGGTGCGTACGGCCGCGCACCGGGGCCTGAAGCGGCTCGCCGAACTGCTCGGCACCCCTCCGGAGACGGATCCGGAATCGATCGGCGGGCTCGACGCGCTGCCGCCGCAGAGAGAACCGCACGACCGTGCGGTGACGTCCGCGAGTGTGACGCATACGCGTGCGCGGACGCAGAAGGACATGTGA